TGGGGCCAACCTGCAGGACTGTGCTGAGTGTGGCTCGACGACGACCCGCGAGGTCTGTCGGAAGTGCTCGCTGCTCGAGTCGCTCGTCTGATCGGAGCTGCAACCCGGCGGCTGTCACAACGCAGCGTCGCAGTGTGTACACGTCGTTCGATCCGGATCGTTCGGTGCGCCGCAGTCGGCGCAGTTCTTCGGCCGGCCGGCAGTCCCGTCGGCCGTGTCGGCCTCGCGGTCGGATTCCGTCGCGGACTCGAGCGGCGCACCACAGTTCGAACAGTGTCGAACCTTCCACTGGTCGTCCTCATGCTCGCCGCCGAAGGCGTCCGTATCGATCGCTTCGCCACAGTGCCGACAGTAGTTCGGGCCCTCGGAGCCGGAGTCAGAGCCGTCCCGCTGGGTCCGATTTCGGTACACCTGCACAGCACCGATCGCGAGCAACGGTCCGAAACCGAACAGCCCGAT
Above is a window of Natronorubrum tibetense GA33 DNA encoding:
- a CDS encoding zinc ribbon domain-containing protein, which gives rise to MSLRTALQVVGLLAAGYLLIVVLLAMGPIGLFGFGPLLAIGAVQVYRNRTQRDGSDSGSEGPNYCRHCGEAIDTDAFGGEHEDDQWKVRHCSNCGAPLESATESDREADTADGTAGRPKNCADCGAPNDPDRTTCTHCDAAL